The sequence below is a genomic window from Haemophilus pittmaniae.
CAAGAAAACCGATGATTTTATTAAAAGGGTATATGATACGTTGAAACAAAATGAACAAAGAACCCATCGTAGTTTCTCACTGATTTATTTTTCCGATCATGGCTTATGCCATCAGGAAGATGATAAACATGGTGTGATATTGTTTAATCAAAACTGCCATAGTCGTTTGCATCACAATATCCCACTATTTAAGATTTCCTCCGATGATCAGGAACGTAAGGAATATAAAACCTTTAAATCAGGTTTGAATTTCTTGGAGGGAATTGCTCATTGGATTGGTATAAAGAATCCGAAACTTACTTTAGATGAAGATTTATTCTCGGGACAGGCGGATAAAGAAGATTACGGTTTGCAGAAATTGATCGAGGAAAAATATCGCAAGGATGTGGATCCGGCAATTGATATTCGTCCTAAAAAATAAAGATAACAAAAAAGCCGATAATCAAAATTATCGGCTTTTTGATATCTCAAATCAGAGAAAATTAAGCGTTACCGCCAGTGATTTTTGCTACTTCAGCAGCAAAGTCTTCTTCTTTTTTCTCGATACCTTCACCCACTTCTAAACGGATGAAGTTAGACACTGAAGTGTTTACTGATTTTAAGAAGTCGCCAACAGATACAGAAGGATCCATTACGAATGGTTGACCTGTTAATGAAACTTCACCGGTGAATTTCTTCATACGGCCTTCAACCATTTTCTCTGCGATTTCTTTTGGTTTACCAGAGTTAACCGCGATATCAATTTGGATTTGACGTTCGTGTTCAACTACTTCTGCAGGTACATCTTCTGGGTTCACGAATTCTGGTTTAGATGCAGCTACGTGCATTGCCACTTTTTTAAGTTCGTCTGCAGAACCTTCACCGGCAACCAATACACCGATTTTCGCACCGTGTAAGTATTGAGCGATTACTTTACCATCTAAGTAAGCAACACGACGGATATTCATGTTCTCACCAATTTTAGCAACTAATGCAGCACGTTTTTCTTCGAATTGTGCTTGTAATGCTTCGATAGTAGTGCCTTTGTGAGCTGCTGCGAAATCGGCAACTTCGTTAGCTAAGCCTAAGAAGCCTGCATCTTTTGCTACGAAGTCGGTTTCACAGTTCATTTCAACTAATACGCCGAAACCGTCTTCAATACGGGCAAGGATAACACCTTCAGCGGCAACACGGCCTGCTTTTTTAGCGGCTTTAGCTTGACCGGATTTACGCATGTTGTCGATAGCTAATTCGATATCGCCGTTTGCTTCAACTAATGCTTTTTTACATTCCATCATACCGGCACCGGTACGTTCACGAAGTTCTTTTACTAATGATGCTGTGATTTCAGCCATTTTGAAAATCCTCTATTAAAGTGCGGACAAACCGGACTTTGATATAAAAATACAGGGGCTAAAGATTAGCCCCTGTGCCAATTAATCGTTTGATTAATAAGGGCTTAAAGCCTTATTGCAAAACTTAAATTATTCAGCTTCTACAACAACTTCTTCTTCGATAACGACTTCAACGTTGTTACCGCGACCTTCTTTCACTGCAGCTGCAGCAGAAGTAAGGTAAAGTTGGATAGCGCGGGTTGCGTCATCGTTACCTGGGATAACGAAATCAACACCAGCCGGAGTAGAGTTGGTATCTACAATAGCAAATACTGGAATGCCGAGGTTGTTGGCTTCTTTAACTGCGATATGTTCGTGGTCTGCGCCGATAACAAATAATGCATCTGGTAAACCGCCCATATCTTTGATACCGCCAAGGCTTAATTCAAGTTTTTCCATCTCACGGGTACGCATTAACGCTTCTTTTTTGGTTAATTTGTCAAAAGTACCGTCTTGAGCTTGGGTTTCTAAATCTTTTAAACGTTTAATTGATTGACGAACTGTTTTCCAGTTAGTCAACATACCACCTAACCAACGGTGGTTTACGTAATATTGTTGACAGTCTAATGCTGCAGCTTGTACTGCTTCTTGAGCCGCGCGTTTAGTACCAACGAATAATACTTTACCGTTGTTGCTAGCAATACGGGTTAATTCCGCTAAAGCTTCGTTGAATAAAGGTAAAGTTTTTTCTAAGTTGATGATATGAACACCGTTACGAGCACCAAAAATGAAAGGTTTCATTTGTGGGTTCCAGTAACGAGTTTGGTGTCCGAAGTGTACGCCCGCGTTGATCATGTCGCGCATTGAAACTTGTGCCATAATATTTTCCTTTTGTTGGGGTTGAGCCTCCACATATCAGCCAATCGACCGTTTGGCACCCCGATTGAGCCTTGTTGATATGTGTGTGTTGTTAATAAAAAATAAAAATGCCTTTTAGTACTTTTTCAAGGCCCAAAAGGCGGTGCGTTTTATATCATAAAGTATCGTGAAAAACCAGCTTATTTTGTCACTATCTCGGCTTTTCTTGCTTTTATAAATAACAAGGGCGGTCGATGTCGTAAATCTTTAAATTCTTCATGCCATTGTGGTTGTTCCGCCAGCATGGGTTCGGCCATTTGAAGAATTTGAAAACCGGCGGCAATTAAATTATTGATAATGGTTGCGGTGGTACGATGGTAGGTTTTAAAGGGTTGTTTAAACCAATTGCGCTCGCGTTCTCCCTCATCTCGATAGTGATTTAAGCGATAGGCTAACTGTTGTTTATGTTGATCCTTTTGCCAGCGCTCGCCCTCTTTATGGCAAGTGGTAATTGGATGCTCCTGGGAAAATACCAAGATGCCGTTAGGTGCGAGTTTATCGGAAATCATCGTTAATAGAGCGGGAAAATTCTCAATGTAATGCACAGCAAAGGAGCTGGTAATGACATCAAAGTTTCCCTCCGGTAATTCGGCTAAAGATTCCATCGGAAGTTGATATAACGAAAAACGCCCTGCAAATTCAGCGCGTTTCTGTAGCTCTTGTGTCGCTTGTTGGAGCATTTTTGCCGAAAGATCCGTTCCCACTACTTTTTTTGTCGCCCCCCGTTCTAGATACAGTTGTAAATGCCCGCCGGTCCCACAACCTAAATCCAGTAATGTTTTGCCGAGTAAATCTGGTAACAATGAAAGCATCGTGGGTTTTTCCACAATTTCATTGAGGCTGATGGGATTGGCACGGAGTTTTTGGTACAGTTCGAAAAAGTTTGAGGTGTCGTAAACGCTGGTTTTGTTATGCATTGCAGTTCCTTGGGTAGATTCCCCCTCTAATTGTTAAGAGGGGGAACATGAGAGCTTGAGTTATCCGGCAAAACTTGCAAACCATCCTAAGTTTGCACCTACTTGTGCCACAATATTTAATACGCCGAATAAGATTACAAAACCAATCATAAAATTACCACCATACACTTTATAAGTCGCATTTGGGAATTTTTGGCGACTTGCTTTAGCAAGCAGTGCCGGCACGATTGCTGCCCAAATGGCTGCAGCTAATCCCGCATAACCAATGGCAATCACGAAGCCATAAGGGAATTGTAAACTTAACAATAGTGGAGGTAAGAACGTCACCAATGTGGTTTTTGTTCTGCCTAATAAGCTGTCATCAAATTTAAATAAATCAGCAATATAATCAAATAAACCTAACGTTACCCCTAAGAATGAAGTTGCAATAGCCATATAAGCAAAGAAATTCAATACAACCGCAATGTATTCCACTTCAATATATTTGTGTAATGCTTCTAATAATGCCGATACATCACCGCCTTTTTCAATTACGGGTACAAATTCTGTACGTGGTAAATTACCTTGCACCGCAAGCTGCCATAAGATGTAAATCACTAATGCTAAGCTCGTACCGATAAAGATCGATTTCATTACACGACTACCATCGCGATCGTAATATTTGACGAGACTCGGTACATTTCCATGGAAACCAAAAGACACTAAGCAAACAGGAAGTGCGGTCAATAAATAAGGTAAATAAGTTTGATCACCTTCTGCAATAGTATTGAATAACACTTCTGTTTTTACAGAGCTCAATAAACCTGCGGTAGAAAGGAAGAAAGCAACTACCATCCCAACAATCAATACCGTCGTGAAACGGTCCACAGCTTTAGTGGAAAGCCACACGAAAGCCGCAAGAATAAAACAGAAAATTAAGGAGCCAGAAGTACGTCCAATATCGACCGCACTTTCAGCAGAACCAAAAGCCTGGTTGAGCAAGTTTTGTGTAATACCGCCACCAGAAGTGATATAAGCATAAGTTAAAATATACAAGACGAAAGCAACAGAAAGACCATTGATAATATTCCAACCTTTACCTAACAAATCTTTTACGATGGTGTCAAAGCTTGAACCGGTAGGATAATGTAAGTTGGCCTCTAAGATCATCAAACCTGATGTGGTCATACAAAACCAAGTGTAAACAAAGACCAGAATAGAGCCGATAAACCATACACCAGCCGTTGAGGTCGGGTTGGCGAGCATGCCGGCACCGATTTCGGTACCGGCAATAATCATGGCACCGCCGAGTAATGAAGGGGAAGTTCGTTGCATTGGGGATCCTTAGATATAAAAAGTTGCACTACTATAATAGTACAGGGTGGAAAAGGCAATCTTTTTGTCATTTGCCATCGCTAGACAATCGAAAAGTGATAAAACTATAATGCGGCGGCGTGACAGACGCCCCTATGAAAAATAAAGTTTTTCCAAAAATAACATCTAAGTTATTGATTTTATTATGGTTGATTTTAAAAGCCATTTTTATTCATGTATTTTTTGTAACGAATAGACAAGGGATTTTTATGAAAAAACGTATTTTAACCGGTTGGTTGGCGCTGGGATTGGCTTCCGGCGTGTTGGTGGCCTGTGCCGATTCCGCCAGTATCAACCAGCAGGCAGCCAGCAGTTACCGTCAGGAAATGGGGCGTATTCAATCGCAGGGCGGGGTTGATACCTCATCACCAACAGCGATTCGCATAAATAAGGTATTTAAGCGCATGGTGCCCTATGCCAACAAAATGAACCACACGGGACAGGCATTTAGCTGGCAAATGACCGTTATTAAATCAAAGGAATTGAATGCTTGGGCAATGCCGGGCGGTAAAATGGCGTTTTATACCGGCTTGGTTGAGCGCTTGAATTTAAATGATGATGAAATCGCCACCGTTATGGGGCACGAAATGGCCCATGCATTAAAGGAACATGGTAAGGCTAAAGCCAACTTTAGTACCTTTAGCAGCATTGCTTCAGGATTGGGCGGCGCTGCCTTGTCTGTGGTTGTGGGCGCGGATGTCACCAGTTTGGTAAACCTCACCGCGGATTTTGCGTTGGATAAACCCTATTCCCGCAGTGCCGAAACCGAAGCCGACGAAGAGGGTTTAATGTTAATGGCGGCAGCCGGTTACAACCCACAAGCCGCACCGGGTTTATGGGATAAAATGCAACAAGCCGGTGGCGGGCAGGGGGCATTAAGTGCCTTATTGTCCACACATCCAAGTGATGCGGCGCGGCGTGAAAACCTACAGCGACTATTGCCGCAAGCTATGAATATTTATCAGTCAGCGCCCAAGGCGGACTTGTAGTATTATGTAGCTAACTCATTGATTTTATTCATTTCAACATCATGCGACTAAGTTCTTTGGACGGTCGCATGATTTATTTCCTGCAATTCCCGCCCTTTGCTTGCATTCCCTTGGTCAGCCTGTAAACTAGCGCGAATCTGAACAAAATACGTAATTTTATGAGCAAGAAAAAAGCATTTCAAAGCGCCGATCCACATTATCAGCAGGAATTGGCTAAATACGGCAATCCTATTCCCAGTCGAGAATTTATTCTTTCCACGATTGATCAAAACAATGCCCCGATGAGCCGAGAAGAATTGGCCGAAGCCTTGGGGTTGGCGGATGAGGAGCGTTTAGAAGGGCTACGTCGCCGTTTGCGTGCCATGGAAAATGATGGCCAGTTAGTATTTACCAAACGTAAGCGTTATGCCTTGCCGGCCAAATTAGATTTGCTGAAGGGAATGGTGCTCGGCCATCGTGATGGTTTTGGCTTTTTGCAAGTGGAAGGACAAAAAGATGATTTGTTTATTCCCCATCATCAAATGCAACGCGTGATGCATGGCGATTATGTGTTGGCGCAAACCGCCGGATTGGATCGCCGTGGTCGTCGCGAGGTTCGGATTGTACGGGTATTGGAAAACCGTAAAAAGCAAATTGTTGGCCGGTTCTTTTTGGAAAACGGCTTCGGTTATGTAGTGCCTGATGATAGCCGTATCGGTCGAGATATTTTAATTCCCGACGATGCCCGTTGTGGTGCTCGTATGGGGCAGGTTGTGGTAGTAGAGTTGCAGGAACGTTCAGCTTCCTTTAACCAACCGGTCGGTCGAATTATCGAAATTCTCGGTGATAATATGGCCAAGGGAATGGAAGTGGAGATTGCCCTACGCAATCATGATATTCCTCATCAATTCCCAGCCGCAGTAGAAAAATATGTTAAGCGTTTCGCCGACGAAGAAGTGCCGGCGGAAGCCAAACAAGGTCGTGTTGATTTGCGTGCATTGCCGTTAGTAACCATTGATGGAGAGGATGCTCGCGACTTTGATGATGCGGTATATTGTGAAAAACAGGGCAAAGGTTGGAAACTGTGGGTTGCAATTGCCGATGTGAGTTATTACGTACGATTGCACACTGCCTTGGATAAGGAAGCCTATAATCGCGGTAATTCCGTGTATTTCCCGAATCGGGTGGTACCAATGTTACCGGAGGTGCTTTCCAATGGCCTTTGCTCGCTTAATCCACAGGTAGACCGGCTATGCATGGTATGTGAAATGCAGATTTCCGCTAAAGGAAAGCTTACCGACTATCGTTTTTACGAGGGGGTGATGAATTCCCATGCTCGTTTGACCTATAACAAAGTCGCAGCGATTTTGGCCGATGATCAGGAATTAATTCAACGTTATCAACCCTTAGTTGGGCACTTGCGCGAGTTGCATCGTTTATATCTGGCGTTAGCCAATGCCCGTAAACAACGTGGTGCAATTGATTTTGAAACCATTGAAAGCAAATTTATTTTCAATGCCTTGGGGCGCATTGAACGGATTGAGCCGGTAGTACGCAATTATGCCCACAAGATGATTGAAGAATGTATGATCGCGGCAAATATTGCGGCAGCCAATTTTATGCAAAAACATAAAGAGCCGGCGCTTTATCGTATCCATACGCCACCGGGTGAGGAAAAACTCAGTTCTTTCCGTGCATTTTTGGCCGAATGTGGCTTAACCTTAGGAGGCGGGTTGAAACCGACCACCAAGGATTATGCCGAATTGCTGGAGCAGGTTAAAGAACGTCCTGATCACGGATTAATTCAAACGATGTTGCTACGTTCGCTCAGTCAAGCGGTATATCATGCGGATAATTTCGGACATTTCGGCTTAGCCTTGGAGGAATATGCTCATTTCACTTCACCAATTCGCCGTTACCCCGACTTAACCCTACATCGTGGTATTAAATATTTACTTGCCAAGGCCCAAGGCGCGAAACGCAAAACCACCGATGGTGGCGGCTATCATTATTCCTTTGAGGAAATTGATGTGCTCGGGGATCATTGCTCTATGACTGAACGACGCGCCGATGATGCCACTCGTGAAGTTGCCGATTGGTTAAAATGTGAATATATGCAAGATCATGTGGGCGAAAGCTTTAGCGGGGTGATCTCTTCGGTTACCGGTTTCGGA
It includes:
- the tsf gene encoding translation elongation factor Ts, which gives rise to MAEITASLVKELRERTGAGMMECKKALVEANGDIELAIDNMRKSGQAKAAKKAGRVAAEGVILARIEDGFGVLVEMNCETDFVAKDAGFLGLANEVADFAAAHKGTTIEALQAQFEEKRAALVAKIGENMNIRRVAYLDGKVIAQYLHGAKIGVLVAGEGSADELKKVAMHVAASKPEFVNPEDVPAEVVEHERQIQIDIAVNSGKPKEIAEKMVEGRMKKFTGEVSLTGQPFVMDPSVSVGDFLKSVNTSVSNFIRLEVGEGIEKKEEDFAAEVAKITGGNA
- the rpsB gene encoding 30S ribosomal protein S2, encoding MAQVSMRDMINAGVHFGHQTRYWNPQMKPFIFGARNGVHIINLEKTLPLFNEALAELTRIASNNGKVLFVGTKRAAQEAVQAAALDCQQYYVNHRWLGGMLTNWKTVRQSIKRLKDLETQAQDGTFDKLTKKEALMRTREMEKLELSLGGIKDMGGLPDALFVIGADHEHIAVKEANNLGIPVFAIVDTNSTPAGVDFVIPGNDDATRAIQLYLTSAAAAVKEGRGNNVEVVIEEEVVVEAE
- a CDS encoding class I SAM-dependent methyltransferase, yielding MHNKTSVYDTSNFFELYQKLRANPISLNEIVEKPTMLSLLPDLLGKTLLDLGCGTGGHLQLYLERGATKKVVGTDLSAKMLQQATQELQKRAEFAGRFSLYQLPMESLAELPEGNFDVITSSFAVHYIENFPALLTMISDKLAPNGILVFSQEHPITTCHKEGERWQKDQHKQQLAYRLNHYRDEGERERNWFKQPFKTYHRTTATIINNLIAAGFQILQMAEPMLAEQPQWHEEFKDLRHRPPLLFIKARKAEIVTK
- the mtr gene encoding tryptophan permease — translated: MQRTSPSLLGGAMIIAGTEIGAGMLANPTSTAGVWFIGSILVFVYTWFCMTTSGLMILEANLHYPTGSSFDTIVKDLLGKGWNIINGLSVAFVLYILTYAYITSGGGITQNLLNQAFGSAESAVDIGRTSGSLIFCFILAAFVWLSTKAVDRFTTVLIVGMVVAFFLSTAGLLSSVKTEVLFNTIAEGDQTYLPYLLTALPVCLVSFGFHGNVPSLVKYYDRDGSRVMKSIFIGTSLALVIYILWQLAVQGNLPRTEFVPVIEKGGDVSALLEALHKYIEVEYIAVVLNFFAYMAIATSFLGVTLGLFDYIADLFKFDDSLLGRTKTTLVTFLPPLLLSLQFPYGFVIAIGYAGLAAAIWAAIVPALLAKASRQKFPNATYKVYGGNFMIGFVILFGVLNIVAQVGANLGWFASFAG
- a CDS encoding M48 family metallopeptidase; this translates as MKKRILTGWLALGLASGVLVACADSASINQQAASSYRQEMGRIQSQGGVDTSSPTAIRINKVFKRMVPYANKMNHTGQAFSWQMTVIKSKELNAWAMPGGKMAFYTGLVERLNLNDDEIATVMGHEMAHALKEHGKAKANFSTFSSIASGLGGAALSVVVGADVTSLVNLTADFALDKPYSRSAETEADEEGLMLMAAAGYNPQAAPGLWDKMQQAGGGQGALSALLSTHPSDAARRENLQRLLPQAMNIYQSAPKADL
- the rnr gene encoding ribonuclease R, which encodes MSKKKAFQSADPHYQQELAKYGNPIPSREFILSTIDQNNAPMSREELAEALGLADEERLEGLRRRLRAMENDGQLVFTKRKRYALPAKLDLLKGMVLGHRDGFGFLQVEGQKDDLFIPHHQMQRVMHGDYVLAQTAGLDRRGRREVRIVRVLENRKKQIVGRFFLENGFGYVVPDDSRIGRDILIPDDARCGARMGQVVVVELQERSASFNQPVGRIIEILGDNMAKGMEVEIALRNHDIPHQFPAAVEKYVKRFADEEVPAEAKQGRVDLRALPLVTIDGEDARDFDDAVYCEKQGKGWKLWVAIADVSYYVRLHTALDKEAYNRGNSVYFPNRVVPMLPEVLSNGLCSLNPQVDRLCMVCEMQISAKGKLTDYRFYEGVMNSHARLTYNKVAAILADDQELIQRYQPLVGHLRELHRLYLALANARKQRGAIDFETIESKFIFNALGRIERIEPVVRNYAHKMIEECMIAANIAAANFMQKHKEPALYRIHTPPGEEKLSSFRAFLAECGLTLGGGLKPTTKDYAELLEQVKERPDHGLIQTMLLRSLSQAVYHADNFGHFGLALEEYAHFTSPIRRYPDLTLHRGIKYLLAKAQGAKRKTTDGGGYHYSFEEIDVLGDHCSMTERRADDATREVADWLKCEYMQDHVGESFSGVISSVTGFGLFVRLDDLFIDGLVHISTLDNDYYRFDMEKQRLIGENSGMIYRLGDKVRIKVEAVHLQQKMVDFSLLESERKPRRAGKTAKQKAKRSFQELPQRTQSKGKTTASAARTKKAPKKVATRSSTGKKTADKRKSGSPKRSSKRSNRKA